In Spirobacillus cienkowskii, a genomic segment contains:
- a CDS encoding ABC transporter substrate-binding protein, whose amino-acid sequence MSVTLYRVLCYFILLTPMHIFASNNVILLTPPSAGKFYFETAQELFKTAQVNAIIEINTYPNIYKKMNSITPKSKEIFATVKALNENNEKKFYNISKFLNVDNSFYTLKRSKKSCKNIQDAKKLDTICVWLDSVLNKYLITQGFENLIPVPTFNQCTQMLYEGKVDAMYSSEVNIVKSAKTLGLKLQDLKKGYTPIRVTFFLAVTKNAPKDLVEKLMEASKKLKSSGKIDELIFKHKSDLFLPE is encoded by the coding sequence TTGTCTGTAACTTTATATCGAGTCTTATGCTATTTTATTTTACTAACACCAATGCATATATTTGCATCAAATAACGTTATATTACTAACACCTCCTTCTGCAGGAAAATTTTATTTTGAAACAGCCCAAGAGCTTTTCAAAACTGCACAAGTAAATGCTATAATTGAGATTAATACCTATCCAAATATATATAAAAAAATGAATAGCATAACTCCAAAATCAAAAGAAATTTTTGCGACTGTCAAAGCTTTAAATGAAAATAATGAAAAAAAATTTTATAACATCAGCAAATTTTTAAATGTAGATAATTCTTTTTATACGCTTAAGCGCTCTAAAAAATCTTGCAAAAACATTCAAGATGCAAAAAAATTAGACACTATTTGTGTATGGCTTGACTCTGTTTTAAATAAGTATCTTATTACTCAAGGGTTTGAAAATTTAATCCCAGTACCAACATTCAATCAGTGCACACAAATGCTCTATGAAGGCAAAGTGGATGCAATGTATTCTTCAGAAGTAAATATTGTAAAATCTGCAAAAACACTTGGACTAAAACTTCAAGATCTAAAAAAAGGGTATACCCCAATCAGAGTGACTTTTTTTCTTGCAGTTACAAAAAATGCTCCAAAAGATCTAGTTGAGAAATTAATGGAAGCAAGCAAAAAATTAAAGTCTTCGGGCAAAATTGATGAACTAATATTTAAACATAAAAGCGATCTGTTTCTACCTGAATAA
- the aspS gene encoding aspartate--tRNA ligase: protein MQLLRTHHCSELNITHLNQKVTLIGWLHAKRNLGGLIFIDIRDNYGLTQVVIHPNTPFFHEASQTRQESVIQITGLVSKREGAINSKMSTGEIEVIASEFVVESPSEILPFPIAHNPKQESEDTRLAFRFLDLRTEKMHKNILFRCQVIQHIRSIMHSLGFHEFNTPILTSSSPEGARDFLVPSRLHPGHFYALPQAPQQFKQLLMCSGFDRYFQIAPCFRDEDPRADRAPGEFYQLDIEMSFVTQDEVFHVVEQLMGELFENKKFSDKPILPLSHYNSEYRKNNRRFPCIPWHDSMDKYGTDKPDLRFNLEMQNVEETLEHTQSALFQTILKNKGILRAIVLPNAASQSRKFFDEVDQFAKEQGLGGLPWLAVKDGEWKGSIAKQLSDAEKKALGNQLRLENNNAIVFIVGNHKQKTQIAGGKIRTYLAEKLNLKNTNNWAFAWIVDFPMFEYNEDAQKIDFSHNPFSMPQGGMEALNQKNPLNITAYQYDLVCNGIELSSGAIRNHKRDIMKRAFEIAGYSENDVESKFGALWNAFAFGAPPHGGIAPGIDRMIMLLLNEPNIREVIAFPLNQKAMDLLMKAPSPVSMQQLKEIHIQTKML, encoded by the coding sequence ATGCAGCTATTACGCACACATCATTGTTCAGAACTCAATATAACGCATCTTAATCAAAAAGTGACATTAATAGGATGGCTGCATGCAAAACGAAATTTAGGTGGATTAATTTTTATTGATATCCGCGACAATTACGGATTAACTCAAGTTGTTATTCATCCTAATACTCCTTTTTTTCATGAAGCAAGCCAAACTCGCCAAGAATCAGTTATTCAAATTACCGGCCTCGTTTCAAAACGAGAAGGAGCAATAAACTCAAAAATGAGTACTGGAGAAATAGAAGTCATTGCATCAGAATTTGTAGTCGAATCTCCTTCTGAAATCTTGCCTTTTCCTATTGCTCATAATCCTAAACAAGAAAGTGAAGACACACGTCTTGCGTTTCGTTTTCTTGATTTACGAACTGAAAAAATGCATAAGAACATTTTATTTCGCTGCCAAGTTATCCAGCACATTAGAAGCATAATGCATTCTTTGGGGTTTCATGAGTTTAACACTCCAATTTTAACCAGCAGTTCGCCAGAAGGCGCACGTGATTTTCTTGTGCCAAGCCGCTTGCATCCTGGTCATTTTTACGCACTTCCTCAAGCCCCACAACAATTTAAACAACTATTAATGTGCTCTGGATTTGATAGGTACTTTCAAATAGCGCCTTGTTTTCGCGACGAAGATCCACGAGCGGACAGAGCTCCAGGAGAATTTTACCAACTCGATATTGAGATGAGTTTTGTTACACAAGATGAAGTCTTTCATGTTGTCGAACAGCTGATGGGCGAGTTGTTTGAAAATAAGAAATTTTCTGACAAACCAATACTACCACTCAGTCACTATAATTCTGAATATAGAAAAAATAACCGCCGTTTCCCATGCATCCCTTGGCATGATTCCATGGATAAATATGGAACCGACAAACCCGATCTTCGCTTTAATCTTGAAATGCAAAATGTAGAAGAAACTCTTGAACACACGCAATCCGCATTATTTCAAACCATATTAAAAAATAAAGGTATTTTACGCGCTATCGTACTGCCTAATGCTGCATCGCAATCTCGTAAGTTTTTTGATGAGGTAGACCAATTTGCAAAAGAACAGGGATTAGGAGGACTACCTTGGCTTGCTGTAAAAGATGGAGAATGGAAAGGATCTATTGCCAAACAACTGTCTGACGCAGAAAAAAAAGCTCTTGGCAATCAGTTACGTTTAGAAAACAACAATGCAATTGTTTTTATCGTTGGTAATCATAAACAAAAAACCCAAATTGCTGGTGGGAAAATTAGAACATATTTAGCAGAAAAACTAAACCTAAAAAATACAAATAACTGGGCTTTTGCCTGGATTGTCGATTTTCCAATGTTTGAATATAATGAAGACGCGCAGAAAATTGATTTTTCTCACAATCCATTTTCAATGCCGCAGGGAGGAATGGAAGCCCTAAATCAAAAAAATCCTTTAAACATTACTGCTTATCAGTATGATCTTGTTTGCAACGGAATAGAATTATCGTCTGGAGCGATCAGAAATCACAAACGTGATATTATGAAACGGGCATTTGAAATTGCGGGGTATTCAGAAAATGACGTTGAATCTAAGTTTGGTGCTCTGTGGAATGCTTTTGCGTTTGGCGCGCCTCCTCATGGAGGAATTGCCCCTGGGATAGATCGCATGATCATGCTGCTGCTGAACGAACCCAATATCCGAGAAGTCATTGCATTCCCATTAAACCAGAAAGCGATGGATCTACTCATGAAAGCACCAAGTCCTGTTTCAATGCAGCAGTTGAAAGAAATTCATATTCAAACAAAAATGTTATAA
- the trmD gene encoding tRNA (guanosine(37)-N1)-methyltransferase TrmD produces the protein MTTLLRFTALTLFPEMFHTIKEEGVISRAIKNGIINIDTVYLRDFSDHPRKNVDGSPVSGGDGMIIRPDIAERALLSVKTQQSYVVNLTPCGKTFNSQIAKTLAQKKHLIFICGRYGGYDFRFSEKYSDIHISIGDFVISGGELPAMCAIDSVARFVPGVLGNSQSATSDSFEDGLLEAPQYTHPETFQGTKIPSILFSGNHKKITEYNRKEQLKITAKYRPDLILLLWDSLNKQERALIQKIWKNGY, from the coding sequence GTGACCACCTTGCTTCGCTTTACGGCACTCACTCTTTTTCCAGAAATGTTTCATACAATTAAAGAAGAAGGGGTAATTTCTAGAGCTATAAAAAATGGCATTATTAATATTGATACCGTTTATTTGCGGGATTTTAGTGATCACCCACGTAAAAATGTAGATGGTTCACCTGTTAGTGGTGGTGACGGTATGATTATTCGTCCTGATATTGCAGAACGCGCTCTTTTATCCGTAAAAACTCAACAGTCTTATGTTGTAAACCTTACTCCTTGTGGCAAAACATTTAATTCTCAGATTGCAAAAACGCTTGCACAAAAAAAACATTTAATTTTTATCTGTGGTCGTTACGGTGGGTATGATTTCCGTTTTTCCGAAAAATATAGTGACATCCACATTAGTATTGGTGATTTTGTTATTTCCGGAGGAGAACTCCCAGCAATGTGTGCGATAGACTCTGTTGCGCGTTTTGTACCAGGAGTTCTTGGCAATAGCCAAAGCGCGACAAGCGATAGCTTTGAAGACGGGCTGTTAGAAGCACCACAATATACCCATCCAGAAACTTTTCAAGGAACTAAAATTCCTTCTATTCTTTTTTCTGGAAATCACAAAAAAATTACTGAATACAATAGAAAAGAGCAACTAAAAATTACTGCAAAATATAGACCAGATCTCATTTTACTTTTATGGGATTCTCTAAACAAACAAGAACGCGCTCTTATTCAAAAAATTTGGAAAAATGGATATTAA
- the rimM gene encoding ribosome maturation factor RimM (Essential for efficient processing of 16S rRNA) produces the protein MTKKFNLAEEDKLRTCGYINFAQVGRPHGLKGAFFLKTADNRTTWDGYKKLIVETNHGFLEKRVIKTYLSGKALVIVLDGFLNRNDVEPLYNKRIYVHQSEIEVNEDEYIVDKLIGFKVYAEDMGLVGTVSGVSSFGAQDNLEILSANTKETFLFPFLEKFVKNIDEQNQRIDVIYIPEFFEDNIT, from the coding sequence ATGACAAAAAAATTTAATCTTGCAGAAGAAGACAAACTTCGAACTTGTGGATACATTAACTTTGCTCAAGTAGGTCGCCCTCATGGTTTGAAGGGCGCATTTTTTTTAAAAACAGCAGACAATCGGACAACTTGGGATGGTTATAAGAAACTGATTGTTGAAACCAATCACGGTTTTTTAGAAAAAAGAGTGATCAAAACCTATCTGAGTGGCAAAGCCCTGGTCATTGTTTTAGATGGTTTTTTAAACCGCAATGACGTTGAACCTTTGTATAATAAAAGAATATATGTTCATCAAAGCGAAATAGAAGTTAACGAAGATGAATATATTGTTGATAAATTGATTGGATTTAAAGTCTATGCCGAAGATATGGGTCTAGTAGGTACTGTTTCAGGGGTAAGCTCTTTTGGTGCACAGGATAATCTCGAAATTTTGTCAGCCAATACGAAAGAAACTTTTTTATTTCCATTTCTTGAGAAATTTGTAAAAAATATTGACGAACAAAACCAGCGCATTGATGTAATTTATATTCCTGAATTTTTTGAGGACAATATTACGTGA
- a CDS encoding NUDIX domain-containing protein gives MLSKHIKLNNNCELCKRLKLGKNDSDFLFDERANFYVFKSPLSDRWPGALMAVYKKHIFEQSQIRNNDLSDTLVSLVCLEKTILDVTSCERINFVKFSNKVNHLHWHLIPRYRNECYPTQSSWELLNYTKDKLYKKVKKDFFNKDSFIYNQIIDLGIKNIKSKPNSLFGCALFLRPVEISLRKLYLNIEIDDIMKQARENPKKWECLLMKRNYSDYSWDFVGGNADPCEFPKDTMIREVFEELGWKIKRYKEVTRQWKGGAIKGFIYLALPEDQSALLDKPLRIDCDEVQTVEYFNLIDILDDHTFPSKVRDRISAFINCQSDFHLTEL, from the coding sequence ATGCTTTCAAAACATATAAAATTAAATAATAACTGTGAGTTATGTAAGCGTTTAAAACTTGGAAAAAATGACTCTGATTTTTTGTTTGATGAAAGAGCGAATTTTTATGTTTTTAAAAGTCCGCTATCTGATCGTTGGCCAGGTGCATTGATGGCTGTTTATAAAAAACACATTTTTGAACAGTCACAAATTAGAAACAATGATCTTTCAGATACTTTAGTAAGTTTGGTATGTTTAGAGAAAACAATTCTTGATGTGACATCTTGCGAAAGAATTAATTTTGTTAAATTTTCTAATAAAGTAAATCATTTGCACTGGCATTTGATTCCTAGATATCGCAACGAATGTTATCCCACTCAATCATCTTGGGAACTCTTAAATTATACTAAAGATAAACTGTATAAAAAAGTAAAAAAAGATTTTTTTAATAAAGATAGCTTTATTTATAATCAGATTATTGATTTGGGTATAAAAAATATTAAGTCAAAACCAAATTCCCTTTTTGGATGTGCCTTGTTTTTAAGACCCGTAGAAATTTCGCTAAGAAAACTTTATTTAAATATTGAAATTGATGACATTATGAAACAGGCTAGAGAAAATCCAAAAAAATGGGAATGTTTATTAATGAAAAGAAATTACTCTGATTACTCTTGGGATTTTGTAGGAGGAAATGCAGATCCTTGTGAATTTCCTAAAGATACTATGATTCGTGAAGTTTTTGAAGAGCTCGGATGGAAAATTAAACGTTACAAGGAAGTCACACGCCAATGGAAAGGTGGTGCAATAAAAGGATTTATTTATTTAGCTCTTCCTGAAGATCAAAGCGCTTTATTAGACAAACCATTGAGGATAGATTGTGACGAAGTGCAAACTGTAGAATATTTTAATTTAATTGATATTTTAGATGATCACACCTTTCCAAGTAAAGTCAGGGATAGAATATCTGCTTTTATAAACTGCCAATCTGATTTTCATTTAACAGAACTTTAA
- a CDS encoding cytochrome ubiquinol oxidase subunit I codes for MSEFLTTEMLARIQFAITVMFHYIFPPLSIGLGLILVVTEFLYLKTKNKIYERITKFWVKIFAANFAMGVASGIVMEFQFGTNWATYSRFVGDIFGSALAAEGIFAFFLESGFLAILVFGWDKVTPKMHFFSTIMVFLGSVFSAIWIIIANAWMQTPVGYHIVGEGMNAKAVIDDFWVMVFNPSSVRMLIHALIGCWLMGSFFVMSVCAWYVLKNKHFDAATKSFKVGLYIAFISSIAAVLSGHFLAERVAETQPAKMAAMEGHYFTGTGGAPLYLFGIPNSEKQTVEYGIKIPGGLSFLLYGDRNKPVIGLDQFDVKDRPPVGITFQTYHIMISLGMYMLLLTTISLLLLKNGLLFKSKFLMKMYCFSVLAPAIANQAGWIAAETGRQPWIVYGLMRTPEGLSKAVKSNEILTSIIMFTLIYILLFIVWIFVIHSKIKQGPEDLL; via the coding sequence ATGAGTGAATTTTTAACGACAGAAATGCTTGCAAGAATACAGTTTGCGATAACTGTAATGTTTCATTATATTTTTCCGCCTTTATCAATTGGTTTGGGTTTAATTCTTGTTGTCACAGAGTTTTTATATTTAAAAACTAAAAATAAAATTTATGAAAGAATCACAAAATTTTGGGTAAAAATTTTTGCAGCAAACTTTGCAATGGGTGTTGCTTCTGGGATTGTGATGGAATTTCAATTTGGTACAAATTGGGCAACATATTCGAGATTTGTAGGGGACATATTTGGTTCTGCATTAGCTGCAGAAGGAATATTTGCATTTTTTTTAGAATCGGGGTTTCTCGCGATTTTAGTGTTTGGATGGGATAAAGTAACTCCTAAAATGCATTTCTTTTCTACCATTATGGTCTTTTTAGGGTCTGTATTTTCAGCTATTTGGATTATTATTGCAAACGCTTGGATGCAAACTCCGGTTGGTTATCATATTGTTGGTGAGGGGATGAATGCGAAAGCAGTCATCGATGATTTTTGGGTCATGGTATTCAATCCATCAAGTGTTAGAATGCTCATTCATGCGCTAATTGGTTGTTGGCTTATGGGCTCATTTTTTGTGATGAGCGTTTGTGCGTGGTATGTATTAAAAAATAAACACTTCGATGCCGCAACAAAATCGTTTAAGGTAGGATTATACATCGCTTTTATCTCCTCTATTGCTGCTGTTTTGTCGGGGCATTTTTTAGCAGAGCGTGTTGCAGAAACACAACCTGCAAAAATGGCTGCAATGGAAGGTCATTATTTTACAGGAACAGGAGGCGCTCCGTTATATCTTTTTGGGATTCCTAATAGTGAAAAGCAAACTGTAGAATATGGAATTAAGATTCCTGGTGGACTGAGTTTTTTACTTTATGGTGATAGAAATAAACCCGTTATTGGTTTAGATCAATTTGACGTTAAAGATAGACCTCCAGTTGGAATTACATTTCAAACTTATCATATTATGATTTCACTTGGAATGTATATGTTACTATTAACAACAATTTCTTTGTTACTTTTAAAGAATGGTTTGTTATTTAAATCAAAATTTTTAATGAAAATGTATTGTTTTTCTGTGTTAGCTCCAGCAATTGCGAATCAAGCAGGTTGGATTGCGGCAGAAACAGGAAGGCAACCTTGGATTGTATATGGTTTGATGAGAACACCAGAAGGTTTGTCTAAAGCAGTTAAAAGTAACGAGATTTTAACTTCAATTATTATGTTTACTTTAATTTATATATTGCTTTTTATAGTTTGGATTTTTGTTATTCATAGTAAAATAAAACAAGGACCAGAAGATTTATTGTAA
- the cydB gene encoding cytochrome d ubiquinol oxidase subunit II: MDLQIFWFVSLGILLAGYAILDGFDLGVGILHFIAKTDHERRLFLNSIGPFWDGNEVWLVTFGGALFAAFPDAYATAFSGFYLPFMLLLWALIFRAVSIEFRSKYDGLIWRTSWDVGFSIASILATFLFGVAVGNCMRGIPVGADKEFIGSLFDLLNPYSIVIGVLAVATFTMHGSIYLYLKLEGELRERVHRVMWHTFGCFIVCYIFATIYTLVHVPRSIHNFAQYPWLWSIVVINVLAIANIPRAIFLAKPGYAFLSSCVTLIAFTALFGAALFPNLITSSIAAEYSLTIFNSSSTQKTLQIMKIIAFCGMPFVLSYTAIIYWVFRGKVKLGKFSY; this comes from the coding sequence GTGGATTTACAGATTTTTTGGTTTGTTTCTTTAGGTATTTTGCTTGCTGGTTATGCAATATTAGATGGGTTTGATTTAGGTGTAGGAATCTTACATTTTATTGCAAAAACTGATCATGAAAGACGTTTATTTCTAAATTCAATTGGGCCTTTTTGGGATGGAAACGAAGTGTGGCTTGTGACATTTGGTGGTGCGTTGTTTGCGGCATTTCCAGATGCTTATGCCACAGCTTTTTCTGGTTTTTACTTACCTTTTATGCTGTTATTGTGGGCATTAATTTTTAGAGCAGTTTCTATAGAATTTCGAAGCAAATACGATGGGCTTATTTGGAGAACGTCATGGGACGTTGGGTTTTCTATTGCGAGTATTTTAGCGACTTTTTTATTTGGTGTTGCTGTTGGAAATTGTATGCGAGGAATTCCTGTTGGTGCTGATAAAGAATTTATTGGTTCTTTGTTTGACTTGCTCAATCCGTATTCAATTGTAATTGGCGTTTTAGCTGTTGCAACATTTACAATGCACGGATCTATTTATCTTTATTTAAAACTCGAAGGTGAATTACGAGAAAGAGTGCATAGAGTGATGTGGCACACTTTCGGTTGCTTTATTGTTTGTTATATCTTTGCAACGATTTATACTTTAGTACATGTACCAAGATCAATTCATAATTTTGCACAATATCCTTGGTTATGGAGTATTGTTGTCATTAATGTGCTTGCAATTGCAAATATACCAAGAGCAATTTTTTTGGCTAAACCAGGATATGCATTTTTATCTTCTTGTGTAACTCTAATTGCCTTTACCGCATTGTTTGGTGCGGCATTATTTCCAAATCTAATCACTTCAAGTATTGCAGCAGAATACAGTTTAACAATTTTTAACTCATCATCAACTCAAAAAACACTGCAAATAATGAAAATTATTGCATTTTGTGGAATGCCTTTTGTTTTATCGTATACTGCTATTATATATTGGGTTTTTAGGGGAAAAGTAAAGTTAGGAAAATTTAGTTATTAA
- a CDS encoding NAD-glutamate dehydrogenase domain-containing protein — MTLPKIHSQKWLSEVELLDSDMEPSVELKPANIENFFSSISDTKACDKAATSILNVLSKELEQTIPWYLSQMPPLYLWSTSQNALIDDILEIVSGKVLSENQIAERVSAATQTTTFIAAGEHSTATFRIAPLLSKHKAKVARLFNTLDKKIGLCELYQAPYTTEATWNAAKSKLKLQSLKEILSQQPKNLVDSFLTSLDKDYVEVATVKQMSLAFEAVKYSIENENTYVNLTTIMDENTSDTRVRVDICLKHFPVTAAMENIIGIFNRYNFQVRRFLANEILMENNQRYTILHLISASPTGEMITDNMKSWGKVLKSLKTLSYVDHGDEFSSLLLGDSPFSLNETNLVRAMANWVHIFLTKQNPYYYSKDRVSRIIANNPVYMEFCIRYFRARFDPRFVGDRKSEAQHYFDEIKLFYSELSDVVERNILKEGLNFLSHILKTNYFLISKGGLSFRIDPSALDKQFYPETPYGIFYMIGRNFRAFQVRYRDISRGGMRVVIPKNSGDYENALAGIFDEVNGLASAQQLKNKDIPEGGSKCVMVVRPHADKNEAVKAAISGLLDLIVTDSKTGALAEGIIDYYGKDEIIYLGPDENLTDDLIVWIIQHALHRKYKYAYAFMSSKPDFGINHKTYGVTSEGVNVYVDNVLRYLGIQNSTFRVKMTGGPDGDVAGNELNILYREYGERCRVVAVADGFGAAHDPKGLNWGELIRLFKESKSIVQFDPSKLSGDSKAFVISANTKENIKIRDNIYATVEAEVFIPAGGRPYTVKESNWDRYLLPSGRPSSLAIVEGANIFFTKEARQKIVDSGVVVIKDSSANKAGVSCSSYEIIACLTILPEEFAEIKDIYVKQVLEIIRRNADQEAKLLFREWLKNKNNTDLVKLSYEISTEINQAKDILLDKLNQLKDEELVVDKFHFVLFKHCPPILVEKYKDRILNRLPRAHKIAILSAHMASHVIYREGLNWLESMHPDQIFKVALDYIEAERDIEKMVAELASSSISFKNEIMEVLKASGAKHLASSRM; from the coding sequence ATGACCTTGCCAAAAATTCATAGTCAAAAGTGGTTAAGCGAAGTTGAGTTACTTGATTCAGATATGGAACCCTCAGTTGAGTTAAAACCTGCGAATATAGAAAATTTTTTTTCAAGCATTTCAGATACAAAAGCATGCGATAAAGCAGCAACAAGCATTTTGAATGTTTTATCAAAAGAACTAGAGCAAACAATTCCATGGTATTTATCTCAAATGCCGCCTCTGTATTTATGGTCAACTTCTCAAAATGCATTGATTGATGATATTCTAGAAATAGTTTCTGGCAAAGTGTTGAGCGAAAATCAAATTGCAGAAAGGGTCTCTGCAGCAACCCAAACAACCACATTCATTGCCGCGGGAGAACACTCTACGGCAACCTTCCGGATTGCTCCTTTACTGTCAAAACATAAAGCAAAAGTCGCTCGGTTATTTAATACTTTAGATAAAAAAATCGGGCTTTGTGAACTCTATCAAGCTCCCTATACAACTGAAGCGACCTGGAACGCAGCCAAATCAAAACTTAAACTACAGTCTTTAAAAGAAATTTTGTCGCAGCAACCTAAAAATTTAGTTGATAGCTTTTTGACCTCTTTGGATAAAGATTATGTTGAAGTTGCAACTGTAAAGCAGATGTCTTTGGCATTTGAAGCTGTAAAATACAGTATTGAAAATGAAAATACTTATGTAAATTTAACAACAATTATGGATGAAAATACATCAGATACCAGGGTTCGGGTTGATATTTGTTTAAAGCATTTTCCAGTGACTGCAGCGATGGAAAATATTATTGGTATTTTTAACCGTTATAATTTTCAGGTAAGGCGGTTTTTAGCAAACGAAATTTTGATGGAAAATAATCAACGTTATACTATTTTACATTTGATTTCAGCAAGTCCTACTGGCGAAATGATTACCGATAATATGAAGTCTTGGGGTAAAGTATTAAAAAGTTTAAAAACTTTATCATATGTTGATCATGGTGATGAGTTTTCGAGTTTATTGCTTGGTGATAGCCCTTTTAGTTTAAATGAAACAAACTTGGTTCGTGCAATGGCGAATTGGGTTCATATTTTCTTAACTAAACAAAATCCGTATTACTATTCAAAGGATCGGGTATCTAGAATTATTGCAAATAATCCTGTGTATATGGAATTTTGTATTCGCTATTTTAGAGCGCGGTTTGATCCAAGATTTGTTGGAGATCGCAAAAGTGAAGCGCAGCATTATTTTGACGAAATTAAGTTGTTTTACTCAGAACTTTCCGATGTGGTTGAAAGAAATATCTTAAAAGAAGGATTAAATTTTCTTTCACATATTTTAAAGACCAATTACTTTTTGATTTCTAAAGGAGGTCTCTCCTTTAGAATTGATCCTTCAGCGTTAGATAAGCAGTTTTATCCCGAAACACCATATGGTATTTTTTATATGATAGGGCGGAATTTTAGAGCATTTCAGGTTCGTTATCGTGATATTTCTCGTGGCGGTATGCGCGTTGTTATACCTAAAAACTCGGGAGATTATGAAAATGCATTGGCGGGTATTTTTGATGAAGTGAATGGCCTTGCATCTGCACAACAATTAAAAAATAAAGATATACCAGAAGGTGGCAGTAAGTGTGTTATGGTTGTTCGGCCTCATGCAGATAAAAATGAAGCCGTAAAAGCCGCAATATCTGGACTTTTAGATTTAATTGTAACTGATTCTAAAACTGGTGCATTAGCGGAAGGTATTATTGATTACTATGGTAAAGATGAAATTATTTATTTAGGCCCCGATGAAAACCTCACCGATGATCTTATTGTTTGGATTATTCAACATGCATTACACCGAAAATACAAGTATGCTTATGCGTTTATGTCATCTAAACCCGATTTTGGGATTAATCACAAAACATACGGCGTTACTTCAGAAGGTGTAAATGTTTATGTTGATAATGTTTTACGTTATTTAGGAATACAAAATTCGACGTTTCGAGTAAAAATGACAGGTGGTCCTGATGGCGATGTGGCAGGAAATGAGTTAAATATTCTTTATCGAGAGTATGGAGAGCGCTGCCGGGTTGTTGCGGTTGCAGATGGATTTGGAGCGGCTCACGATCCTAAAGGATTAAACTGGGGAGAACTCATTCGACTTTTTAAAGAATCGAAGTCTATTGTTCAATTTGACCCGAGTAAACTTAGTGGCGATAGCAAAGCTTTTGTGATTTCTGCAAATACAAAAGAGAATATAAAAATAAGAGATAATATTTATGCCACTGTTGAAGCTGAAGTGTTTATTCCTGCAGGTGGTAGACCATATACAGTTAAAGAAAGCAATTGGGATAGGTATCTGTTGCCAAGCGGAAGACCAAGTTCTTTAGCAATTGTTGAAGGGGCAAATATTTTCTTTACAAAAGAAGCGCGACAAAAAATAGTTGATAGTGGTGTTGTCGTTATAAAAGATAGCTCTGCAAATAAAGCAGGTGTGAGCTGCTCTTCTTACGAAATTATTGCATGCTTGACTATTTTGCCCGAAGAATTTGCTGAAATTAAAGATATTTATGTAAAACAGGTGCTTGAGATTATAAGACGCAATGCAGATCAAGAGGCTAAGTTGTTATTTAGAGAATGGCTCAAAAATAAAAATAATACCGATCTTGTAAAGCTAAGTTATGAAATTTCTACAGAAATTAACCAGGCTAAAGATATTCTTTTAGACAAACTCAATCAATTAAAAGATGAAGAGCTCGTTGTCGATAAGTTTCACTTTGTTTTATTTAAACATTGCCCACCAATTTTGGTAGAAAAATACAAAGACAGAATTTTGAATCGATTGCCAAGAGCACATAAAATTGCGATTTTAAGTGCACATATGGCTAGCCACGTTATATACCGGGAAGGGTTAAATTGGTTAGAGTCAATGCACCCTGATCAAATATTTAAAGTGGCACTTGATTACATAGAAGCAGAACGAGATATAGAAAAAATGGTTGCTGAATTAGCAAGTAGCTCAATTTCCTTTAAAAATGAAATAATGGAAGTATTAAAAGCTTCTGGTGCAAAACATTTGGCTTCAAGTCGCATGTAA